The genomic stretch TCAAAAAATAGTTGAGCATAAGGACGCCTCTGAAGAAGAACGTCTTGTAACTGAGATCAACACCGGTACGTATTGTTTTGACAATGAAGCGCTATTTCGGGCTATTGATCAGGTGTCTAATGATAATGCACAAGGCGAGTATTATTTGCCGGATGTCATAGAGATTCTTAAAAATGAAGGCGAAACTGTTGCCGCTTACCAGACTGGTAATTTCCAAGAAACGCTCGGAGTTAATGATAGAGTTGCTCTTTCTCAGGCAGAACAATTTATGAAAGAGCGCATTAATAAACGGCATATGCAAAATGGCGTGACGTTGATTGACCCGATGAATACGTATATTTCTCCTGACGCTGTTATCGGAAGCGATACTGTGATTTACCCTGGAACTGTGATTAAAGGTGAGGTGCAAATCGGAGAAGATACGATTATTGGCCCTCATACGGAGATTATGAATAGTGCCATTGGCAGCCGTACGGTTATTAAACAATCGGTAGTCAATCACAGTAAAGTGGGGAATGATGTAAACATAGGACCTTTTGCTCACATCAGACCTGATTCTGTCATCGGGAATGAAGTGAAGATCGGGAATTTTGTAGAAATTAAAAAGACTCAATTCGGAGACCGAAGCAAGGCATCTCATCTAAGCTATGTCGGCGATGCTGAGGTAGGCACTGATGTAAACCTGGGCTGCGGTTCAATTACTGTCAATTATGATGGAAAGAATAAGTATTTGACAAAAATTGAAGATGGCGCGTTTATCGGCTGCAATTCCAACTTGGTTGCCCCTGTCACAGTCGGAGAAGGCGCTTATGTGGCGGCAGGTTCAACTGTTACGGAAGATGTACCTGGAAAAGCACTTGCTATTGCCAGAG from Bacillus subtilis subsp. subtilis str. 168 encodes the following:
- the glmU gene encoding bifunctional glucosamine-1-phosphate N-acetyltransferase/UDP-N-acetylglucosamine pyrophosphorylase (Evidence 1a: Function from experimental evidences in the studied strain; PubMedId: 1328164, 8522540, 9648743, 11124906, 20495944, 23485416, 24915076; Product type e: enzyme); amino-acid sequence: MDKRFAVVLAAGQGTRMKSKLYKVLHPVCGKPMVEHVVDEALKLSLSKLVTIVGHGAEEVKKQLGDKSEYALQAKQLGTAHAVKQAQPFLADEKGVTIVICGDTPLLTAETMEQMLKEHTQREAKATILTAVAEDPTGYGRIIRSENGAVQKIVEHKDASEEERLVTEINTGTYCFDNEALFRAIDQVSNDNAQGEYYLPDVIEILKNEGETVAAYQTGNFQETLGVNDRVALSQAEQFMKERINKRHMQNGVTLIDPMNTYISPDAVIGSDTVIYPGTVIKGEVQIGEDTIIGPHTEIMNSAIGSRTVIKQSVVNHSKVGNDVNIGPFAHIRPDSVIGNEVKIGNFVEIKKTQFGDRSKASHLSYVGDAEVGTDVNLGCGSITVNYDGKNKYLTKIEDGAFIGCNSNLVAPVTVGEGAYVAAGSTVTEDVPGKALAIARARQVNKDDYVKNIHKK